The Akkermansia muciniphila genome contains a region encoding:
- a CDS encoding glycosyltransferase family 39 protein, with product MFGRGLLHGLLPYVEMADSKGPLLVWIYYAAAWIDGHSFAGIFLIQCVTLFTTLLLACRTARFYLSRRGSLLASMLLCLFLFDSFPFQRGGGVEELCWPGMAAVVYGLVRYFRMRDRRSLLFLSGVAGVFAGAAFMMKFSIAFPVCALSGVLCLWLWWNGWKKEAAAALGMTAAGLLAVVVPCSAWLVFHGVWKEAMNEYLLCSVRYGTVAQEATWWAKLLRPAPVRCLSDILMWAAVIWALAIAGWRQLKTQKALLFTALLYIFFKVEMFSVYNYYYNSILSPMMIWVTIFFVAQAERRFSLRLPRMAAGTLAIVCLTGAGMAAGLTGAVRKGDFVWNGRDLHSPAVRERLAPFSGASVLYLGWLDRGFGITWDWKPCGRYWFLQNFPSEEMVREQYNYIEQGLPDIIHTSSRDDDSFLRQHGYKPLMPGLDKGEFWCRVSEAENRPSSEE from the coding sequence ATGTTCGGACGCGGACTCCTTCATGGCCTTCTCCCCTATGTGGAAATGGCGGACAGCAAGGGTCCCCTGCTGGTGTGGATTTATTACGCCGCCGCCTGGATTGACGGACATTCATTTGCCGGAATATTCCTCATTCAGTGCGTAACCCTTTTTACGACGCTTTTACTGGCTTGCAGGACGGCGCGCTTTTATCTGTCACGGCGCGGCAGCCTGCTGGCTTCCATGCTGCTGTGCCTGTTTCTGTTTGATTCATTCCCCTTCCAGCGCGGGGGCGGGGTGGAGGAACTGTGCTGGCCAGGGATGGCGGCCGTGGTTTACGGGCTGGTGCGGTATTTCCGGATGCGGGACAGGCGCAGCCTGCTGTTCCTGTCCGGAGTAGCCGGGGTATTTGCCGGGGCTGCCTTCATGATGAAGTTTTCCATAGCCTTTCCCGTGTGCGCCTTAAGCGGGGTTCTGTGCCTGTGGCTGTGGTGGAACGGATGGAAAAAAGAGGCGGCGGCGGCTCTGGGGATGACGGCAGCCGGGCTCCTGGCCGTGGTGGTTCCCTGTTCGGCTTGGCTGGTATTCCACGGCGTTTGGAAAGAAGCGATGAATGAATACCTGTTGTGCTCCGTGCGTTATGGAACGGTGGCCCAGGAGGCTACGTGGTGGGCCAAACTCCTGAGGCCGGCTCCGGTCCGCTGCCTGTCCGACATATTGATGTGGGCGGCTGTCATCTGGGCTCTGGCAATAGCGGGATGGCGTCAGTTAAAAACGCAAAAAGCGCTCCTGTTCACGGCCCTGTTGTATATCTTCTTCAAGGTGGAGATGTTCAGCGTGTACAACTACTATTACAACTCCATCCTTTCACCCATGATGATCTGGGTGACCATCTTCTTCGTGGCCCAGGCGGAACGGCGCTTTTCCCTGCGCCTGCCGCGGATGGCGGCCGGAACGCTGGCCATTGTCTGCCTCACGGGAGCCGGAATGGCTGCCGGGCTGACGGGGGCCGTCCGGAAAGGAGATTTTGTCTGGAACGGCAGGGATCTTCATTCCCCCGCCGTCCGGGAACGGCTGGCCCCGTTTTCCGGAGCCTCCGTCCTGTATCTGGGCTGGCTGGACAGGGGCTTCGGCATTACCTGGGACTGGAAGCCCTGCGGAAGATATTGGTTCCTCCAGAATTTCCCGTCGGAAGAAATGGTCAGGGAGCAATATAATTACATTGAGCAGGGTCTGCCGGATATCATCCACACCAGTTCACGGGATGATGATTCTTTTCTGCGGCAGCACGGCTATAAGCCCTTGATGCCGGGGCTGGACAAGGGGGAATTCTGGTGCCGGGTGTCGGAAGCGGAAAACAGGCCGTCCTCTGAAGAATAA
- a CDS encoding autotransporter outer membrane beta-barrel domain-containing protein yields the protein MRPHLPSSLLRYLLAGLFICTFPAASGADYSVNNTQSTMPGSNLYGTFEELRASGLLRAEDTVVLHNDDSTLTGGLNLLISVQSGNAAVARTLDLAGLGTTPMFFLKKGDHSANMNSIIWENAGNRVLRVEGFGSNATLNLTGAVTFRNNTGIYDGSTAPGGGAIAVQGQGLASVTLADHIVFTGNYASSSSGTVTGGAILAFSNDARITLGNGAVFHANYVLASATAGGCGGAIFTKGGSSSIEIGDDATFTDNYVQAGKSSYGGAIGADRNATSITLGDRATFSGNHISTSADGAASEGGAVSTYITIGDASVTLGDRASFTGNYISAAGTGKGAGGAIAVRANAGPASLTVGADASFTGNYISASSGDGGAIWMSSGGTCILGANVSFIGNYIQASSGRGGAIYLGNQQLTIEDGANFTDNYAPTAGGAILIKNTSNPTHQFLAQTRDVLFSGNMTGGTFTRSDNGTFTVDGGTANAIHFETQGSLQLAAGEGRNIQFDDPITAGNYSIMLTINRYTDDGGADQDTSGTVVFSGTRYQGTDAHLVASRYNDFRGKTTVCGGMLELRDGVIFGRTGSMTDMVTSFTLNTGATLRSKGAASEINAASIVLNGTVDTGGTLVLNGNVTAADTTLKTGQGALDLRNTGTNLFTNGVALNEGSILINGMEQIRTGSGAYITGSGTLDIQSAGVVALSDSLTGFAGTISLTDTRLRPDATGQAVLGTATLRLGSGSELSVTENFSISKLHLAGGTLTVHVDGDASRLEHQLSVSGSLDITSASTLAVSGLKDSLDSITPQPGFLDRDLQELALDGTINADALLVVQAGNVANTTILDLVDADTGEAITSGEEREVAYQDTVTATYGYIAVAGTNEHSGQTGIHLTYGLKELSIHDGKTWILAAPADPNSDRTLSARITGSGALQLNSDATGITITSAANHTGGTLINSGLVTAGADNLFSAGILEVKEGAAFDTGATAQTNSEGFILQGLLKGDQAFSNTGAMHVSTSAQVESALANTGTLRLTNTSNSGKDFLLSGGLNGDGGHVAFEGTGRDTLKLGSLSGSQAFTMNINLVAGTSDRIAIAGEASGTHTVHFVLQGDIPSSPSFISDMVTWGSLAEGSDAATLFTGTLDAGFYSYGLKINATGNGYDLSPQGYNNLGGVLLNVLGCMSTGWFEQLDTLSKRMGDLRMGADFYRQQAQQDKNAGEAPRGHYWARTASGRTDTDLGIAGVCGFTEYHYGADSGADWIVASGRNSMLAAGLFGGYRRSDRSFHDGWGSKGSTDSGYGGLYASWLHSRGWFADAVLKGTGYNASWTAVQPGGTERGSYDNWGLGMSLEAGRQWSCAKGWFLEPSVQIAWLHSGSTHVVTNAGLDVTGSAADIWQFAGRLRAGRTWSVNGGCQLVQGYVKTGVAQQASNGGEVKAAGNQWRPNTDGIRGMAGCGVAWQLSARDQVHLDYEYVYGDKYDRPWTINLGYTRSF from the coding sequence ATGAGACCACACCTTCCTTCCTCTTTGCTCCGCTACTTGCTTGCCGGCCTGTTCATCTGCACCTTCCCGGCCGCATCCGGTGCGGACTACTCTGTGAACAACACCCAGTCCACCATGCCGGGCAGCAACCTGTACGGCACGTTTGAAGAATTGAGGGCATCCGGTTTGCTGCGTGCCGAAGACACGGTTGTCCTGCATAACGACGACTCCACGCTGACCGGAGGCTTGAATCTTCTCATTAGCGTTCAGTCCGGCAACGCGGCGGTAGCGCGCACGCTGGATCTGGCTGGACTGGGAACAACTCCCATGTTTTTCCTGAAGAAAGGAGACCATAGCGCGAACATGAATTCCATCATCTGGGAGAATGCGGGCAACCGGGTTCTGCGTGTGGAGGGATTCGGCAGCAATGCCACCCTGAATCTTACCGGAGCGGTCACGTTCCGCAACAATACGGGAATCTACGATGGTTCCACCGCTCCGGGCGGCGGCGCGATTGCCGTTCAGGGCCAGGGTCTCGCTTCAGTCACGCTGGCTGATCATATTGTCTTCACTGGAAATTACGCATCTTCCTCAAGCGGAACCGTCACAGGAGGCGCGATTCTGGCGTTCTCCAACGACGCCCGCATCACTCTGGGCAACGGCGCCGTTTTCCATGCCAACTATGTTTTGGCTTCAGCCACGGCAGGCGGCTGTGGCGGCGCAATATTCACCAAGGGCGGTTCCTCCTCCATTGAAATAGGCGATGATGCCACGTTTACCGACAACTACGTCCAGGCCGGCAAGTCCAGCTACGGAGGAGCGATAGGAGCCGACAGAAACGCCACTTCCATTACCCTGGGAGACCGCGCGACTTTCAGCGGCAACCATATTTCCACCTCGGCGGACGGAGCTGCCAGCGAAGGGGGAGCGGTCAGTACCTACATCACGATCGGAGACGCCTCCGTCACGCTGGGAGACAGGGCCTCCTTCACCGGGAATTACATCTCGGCCGCCGGAACGGGAAAAGGGGCCGGAGGAGCGATTGCGGTGCGGGCAAATGCGGGGCCTGCGTCCCTCACCGTTGGTGCTGATGCAAGCTTTACGGGCAATTACATCTCCGCATCATCCGGTGACGGAGGCGCAATCTGGATGTCTTCAGGTGGCACCTGCATTCTGGGAGCCAACGTTTCCTTCATCGGGAATTACATTCAGGCGTCTTCCGGCCGCGGCGGCGCGATTTACCTGGGAAATCAACAGCTGACCATTGAGGACGGGGCGAATTTCACGGACAATTACGCGCCCACGGCAGGGGGAGCCATCCTGATCAAAAATACGTCCAACCCCACCCACCAATTCCTGGCGCAGACCCGCGACGTGCTTTTCAGCGGCAACATGACAGGGGGAACCTTCACGCGCAGCGATAACGGAACATTTACCGTAGACGGAGGAACAGCCAACGCCATTCATTTTGAAACGCAAGGCTCTTTGCAGTTGGCGGCCGGAGAAGGACGGAACATCCAATTTGACGACCCGATCACCGCAGGGAATTATTCGATCATGCTCACGATCAACCGGTATACGGATGACGGAGGGGCTGATCAAGACACCTCCGGAACAGTCGTCTTCAGCGGAACACGCTATCAGGGTACGGATGCCCATCTGGTCGCCAGCCGTTACAACGACTTCCGGGGAAAGACCACTGTCTGCGGAGGTATGCTGGAACTCAGGGACGGAGTCATTTTCGGACGCACGGGGAGCATGACGGATATGGTAACCTCCTTTACGCTCAATACCGGAGCCACCCTTCGAAGCAAAGGCGCCGCCAGTGAGATCAACGCCGCCTCTATCGTCCTCAACGGCACGGTAGATACCGGTGGCACACTTGTTCTGAATGGAAACGTCACAGCCGCCGACACGACGCTCAAAACCGGACAGGGAGCCCTCGACCTGAGGAATACCGGAACCAATCTGTTCACGAACGGAGTGGCTCTCAACGAAGGCAGCATCCTGATTAACGGCATGGAACAGATACGGACCGGCTCTGGCGCGTACATCACTGGTTCCGGCACGCTGGACATTCAGTCCGCCGGCGTCGTAGCCCTCTCGGATTCGCTGACCGGATTTGCCGGAACCATCTCCTTGACCGATACCCGGCTCCGTCCGGACGCCACGGGGCAGGCCGTGCTCGGCACCGCAACTTTGCGCCTTGGAAGCGGCTCCGAACTCTCCGTCACGGAAAACTTCTCCATCAGCAAGCTGCATCTGGCCGGAGGAACGCTTACTGTCCATGTAGACGGTGACGCCTCCCGGCTGGAACACCAGCTTTCCGTCTCCGGCAGTCTTGACATCACGTCGGCATCCACGCTGGCCGTCTCCGGCCTGAAAGACAGTCTGGACAGCATCACTCCTCAGCCGGGCTTCCTGGACCGCGATCTTCAGGAACTGGCCCTGGACGGCACCATCAACGCAGACGCCCTGCTGGTGGTACAAGCCGGAAATGTCGCGAACACAACTATTCTGGACCTGGTGGACGCTGATACGGGCGAAGCCATCACCAGTGGAGAGGAACGCGAAGTCGCCTATCAGGATACCGTTACCGCGACCTACGGCTATATTGCCGTAGCCGGCACCAACGAGCACAGCGGCCAGACGGGGATCCACCTCACCTACGGGCTCAAGGAATTGAGTATCCACGATGGGAAAACCTGGATTCTGGCCGCTCCGGCCGATCCGAACAGCGACCGGACGCTCAGCGCCCGGATCACAGGCAGCGGCGCGCTGCAACTGAACAGCGACGCGACCGGCATCACCATCACCTCCGCCGCGAACCACACGGGGGGGACCCTCATCAACTCCGGCCTGGTTACTGCCGGTGCGGACAACCTCTTCAGCGCCGGAATCCTGGAGGTCAAAGAAGGCGCAGCGTTCGACACGGGCGCCACCGCACAAACCAACAGCGAAGGGTTTATTCTGCAAGGTTTGCTCAAGGGCGACCAGGCGTTCTCCAACACGGGCGCCATGCATGTCTCCACCAGCGCACAGGTGGAATCGGCACTAGCCAACACCGGAACGCTCCGATTGACCAATACCTCGAATTCAGGGAAGGATTTCCTGCTTTCGGGAGGCCTGAACGGCGACGGAGGACATGTGGCCTTTGAAGGAACCGGACGTGACACATTGAAGCTCGGCTCCCTCTCCGGCTCGCAGGCCTTTACAATGAACATCAATCTGGTCGCCGGGACAAGCGACCGCATCGCCATAGCCGGGGAGGCTTCCGGCACGCACACGGTTCATTTCGTCCTGCAAGGCGACATTCCCTCCTCCCCGTCCTTCATATCCGACATGGTCACATGGGGCAGCCTGGCGGAAGGCAGTGATGCGGCAACGCTCTTCACCGGAACGCTGGATGCGGGTTTCTACTCCTACGGTCTTAAAATCAACGCTACAGGCAATGGGTACGACCTGTCGCCGCAGGGATATAACAACCTGGGCGGTGTGCTGCTCAATGTGCTTGGGTGCATGAGTACGGGATGGTTCGAACAGCTTGACACTCTTTCCAAACGCATGGGAGACCTGCGCATGGGAGCGGACTTTTACAGGCAGCAGGCCCAACAGGACAAGAATGCCGGAGAGGCTCCCAGGGGGCACTACTGGGCGCGCACGGCTTCCGGGCGCACGGATACGGACCTGGGCATTGCCGGAGTCTGCGGCTTTACGGAATACCATTATGGGGCAGACAGCGGCGCGGACTGGATTGTTGCGTCCGGAAGAAACAGCATGCTGGCCGCCGGCCTCTTCGGAGGCTATCGTCGAAGTGACCGCAGCTTCCATGATGGCTGGGGAAGCAAGGGCAGCACGGACAGCGGCTACGGAGGCCTTTACGCCTCATGGCTGCACAGCAGGGGGTGGTTTGCGGACGCGGTTCTCAAAGGGACGGGTTACAACGCTTCATGGACCGCGGTCCAGCCCGGAGGCACGGAACGGGGCAGCTACGACAACTGGGGGTTGGGAATGAGCCTGGAAGCCGGGCGGCAGTGGAGCTGCGCCAAAGGATGGTTCCTGGAACCCTCCGTGCAAATCGCATGGCTCCACTCCGGTTCTACGCATGTCGTCACGAACGCAGGCCTGGATGTGACGGGAAGCGCAGCTGACATCTGGCAATTTGCCGGACGTCTGCGGGCCGGACGCACATGGAGCGTCAACGGAGGCTGCCAGTTGGTGCAGGGCTACGTGAAAACCGGCGTTGCGCAGCAAGCAAGCAATGGCGGTGAAGTAAAGGCCGCCGGCAACCAGTGGCGTCCGAATACGGATGGAATCCGCGGCATGGCCGGTTGCGGCGTGGCATGGCAGCTCAGCGCCCGCGATCAGGTGCACCTGGATTACGAATACGTCTACGGGGACAAATACGATCGTCCCTGGACGATCAATCTGGGGTACACGCGGAGCTTTTAA
- a CDS encoding YlbF family regulator: protein MNTPVLNDNLRTATEALCNMLAKEDQVVAAKAKIGLFFQNPEATKLFEEVNAYGEELRNKHLAGMPPTEEEIAKFDSLRENVIKNDAARGFLEARQTIDELLNTINQYLGMSIDLGHAPTPEEIEEARQRAMSSESSCSCGGSCDKDSCDCDGNCDHDHDHKDGGCGCGHH, encoded by the coding sequence ATGAATACCCCCGTTCTCAATGACAACCTGCGCACTGCCACGGAAGCCCTCTGCAACATGCTTGCCAAGGAAGACCAGGTTGTGGCCGCCAAGGCGAAAATCGGCCTCTTTTTCCAGAACCCCGAGGCAACCAAGCTTTTTGAAGAAGTGAATGCCTACGGCGAAGAACTGCGCAACAAGCACCTGGCCGGCATGCCCCCCACGGAAGAAGAAATTGCCAAGTTTGATTCCCTGCGTGAAAACGTGATCAAGAACGACGCGGCACGCGGCTTCCTGGAAGCGCGCCAGACCATTGACGAACTCCTGAACACCATCAACCAGTACCTGGGCATGTCCATTGATCTTGGCCATGCCCCCACTCCGGAAGAAATTGAAGAAGCCCGCCAGCGCGCGATGAGTTCCGAGTCTTCCTGCTCCTGCGGCGGCAGCTGCGACAAGGATAGCTGCGACTGTGACGGCAATTGCGATCATGACCACGATCACAAGGACGGCGGCTGCGGGTGCGGCCACCACTAA
- a CDS encoding GspE/PulE family protein yields the protein MDTNLTLELFIGRGMIDKSLAKDIKEEMTVSGKELPEVLADFGIIGSKDDIWQMIASDLGTEFITLDNFKPDPNVQNMMPATLVRLHGALPVRHGPEGLYVCLVDPLNPQTVEDLRFALGQNIHVLIAPDYQISERINELYGGETAAMKDLMQELNNLEVSNETEDSAAAPVIRFVDLVITQAIKEKASDIHFEPFEKEFKIRYRVDGSLYEMQPPPVHLSVPVISRVKVMANMNIAERRVPQDGRIVKQIGNRSVDMRVSSLPTQYGESVVLRVLDRSSVNLNLDNLGLPTHIHEYILDTVRKPNGIFIVTGPTGAGKTTTLYAALREINTIDSKVLTAEDPVEYDIDGIIQIPINEAIGLDFPMVLRAFLRQDPDRILVGEMRDMATAQIAIQASLTGHLVLSTLHTNDSAGAITRLVDMGCEPFLVAASLEGVLAQRLVRTICPDCRTPYEPSSSILSQLGVSPYELGDKHFYTGRGCDKCSNSGYKGRQGIYELLDINDTLRDMITDRAPSVVLKQKAIEMGMSTLREDGLRNIYNGNTTIEEVLKYT from the coding sequence ATGGACACCAATCTTACACTGGAACTTTTCATCGGCCGGGGAATGATCGACAAATCCCTGGCGAAGGATATCAAGGAGGAAATGACCGTCTCCGGCAAGGAGTTGCCGGAAGTGCTCGCGGATTTCGGCATCATTGGCAGCAAGGACGATATCTGGCAGATGATCGCCAGCGACCTGGGCACGGAATTCATCACCCTGGACAATTTCAAACCGGACCCGAACGTGCAGAATATGATGCCGGCCACACTCGTGCGCCTGCACGGCGCCCTGCCCGTGCGGCACGGCCCGGAAGGCCTGTACGTTTGCCTGGTGGACCCCCTGAACCCGCAAACGGTGGAAGACCTGCGCTTCGCCCTGGGCCAGAACATCCACGTTCTCATAGCTCCGGATTACCAGATTTCCGAACGCATCAATGAGCTGTACGGCGGAGAAACCGCCGCCATGAAAGACCTGATGCAGGAACTCAACAATCTGGAAGTCAGCAACGAGACGGAGGATTCCGCCGCAGCGCCCGTTATCCGCTTTGTGGACCTGGTCATCACGCAGGCCATTAAGGAAAAAGCCTCCGACATTCACTTTGAGCCTTTTGAAAAGGAATTCAAAATCCGCTACCGCGTGGACGGCTCCCTGTATGAAATGCAGCCTCCCCCCGTGCACCTGTCCGTGCCGGTCATTTCCCGCGTCAAGGTCATGGCGAACATGAACATCGCGGAACGCCGCGTTCCACAGGACGGCCGAATCGTCAAGCAGATAGGGAACCGCTCGGTGGACATGCGTGTTTCCTCCCTCCCCACCCAGTACGGGGAATCCGTGGTGCTCCGCGTACTGGACCGCTCTTCCGTCAACCTGAACCTGGATAACCTGGGGCTGCCCACCCACATTCACGAATATATTCTGGACACGGTTCGCAAGCCTAACGGTATTTTCATTGTCACCGGTCCTACCGGCGCTGGCAAGACCACCACGCTGTACGCCGCCCTGCGGGAAATCAATACTATTGATTCCAAGGTGCTGACGGCGGAAGACCCCGTGGAATATGACATTGACGGCATTATCCAGATCCCGATCAATGAAGCCATCGGCCTGGATTTCCCGATGGTCCTCCGTGCCTTCCTGCGACAGGACCCGGACCGCATTCTGGTGGGGGAAATGCGAGACATGGCGACCGCCCAAATTGCCATCCAGGCATCCCTGACGGGCCACTTGGTGCTCTCCACCCTGCACACGAACGACTCCGCAGGCGCCATTACACGACTGGTGGACATGGGCTGTGAACCTTTCCTGGTGGCGGCCTCCCTGGAAGGGGTGCTGGCCCAGCGCCTGGTGCGTACCATCTGCCCGGACTGCCGCACGCCGTACGAACCCTCCTCCTCCATCCTCTCCCAGCTTGGCGTATCTCCCTATGAACTGGGAGACAAGCACTTTTACACGGGCCGGGGCTGTGACAAGTGCTCCAATTCCGGTTACAAGGGCCGGCAGGGGATTTATGAGCTGCTGGATATCAACGACACCCTGCGGGACATGATCACGGACCGCGCTCCCTCCGTGGTGCTGAAGCAGAAGGCCATTGAAATGGGCATGTCCACCCTGCGTGAAGACGGTTTGAGAAACATTTACAACGGCAATACCACCATTGAAGAAGTGCTGAAGTACACTTAA
- a CDS encoding GspE/PulE family protein, translated as MYSNESYLIELLTQAGYLNEEILQYARSQKSPTQDLVDFLIQANYLTEDVIAQVAASNSLLPVVDLGPMHIPQEVRELITPELARRFRAIPISDDGFSINIAIDDPLNLETMDSLPQLMGRDIIFSVATHSAVESRLKEFYRDLTVPADAAGSEGEDGDAPIIRLVQQMLTDAFKMRASDIHIEPMENRLRIRYRVDGKLVEVATHPKKLLSPIIARLKVMSTTMSIAEKRMPQDGRIQMNIGGKQVDLRVSSVPSNHGESIVMRILDKSALVLGLPQLGFFSDDEAVFDRLITLPDGIILVTGPTGSGKTTTLYACLNHINRPDKKIITVEDPVEYELSGINQVMVKADIGMTFAAALRAMLRQAPNIIMIGEIRDMETASIAINASLTGHLVFSTLHTNDAPSAVARLADIGIKRFLIASSVRAIMAQRLVRKLCDRCKVDGVLTEKQAHTLNIDMSRLTPGQIKAPHGCDFCRGGGFKGRMGLFEIFEIDDEVRRMINENLTSPQLRKRARELGMRTLREDGVRKVLAGLTSPEEVLNVTMGDAN; from the coding sequence GTGTACTCCAACGAATCATATCTCATCGAACTTCTTACGCAGGCCGGCTATCTGAATGAAGAGATTCTTCAATATGCGCGCAGTCAAAAATCTCCCACCCAGGATCTGGTTGATTTCCTTATCCAGGCCAATTATCTTACGGAAGATGTCATCGCCCAGGTGGCGGCGTCCAATTCCCTGCTGCCCGTCGTGGATCTGGGGCCCATGCACATTCCCCAGGAAGTGCGCGAACTGATCACGCCGGAGCTGGCGCGGCGCTTCCGGGCCATTCCCATTTCCGACGACGGTTTTTCCATCAACATCGCCATTGACGATCCGCTGAACCTGGAGACCATGGACAGCCTGCCCCAGCTGATGGGGCGCGACATTATTTTCAGCGTAGCCACCCACAGCGCGGTGGAAAGCCGCCTGAAGGAGTTTTACCGCGACCTGACCGTTCCGGCGGACGCCGCCGGCAGTGAGGGGGAAGACGGAGACGCCCCCATCATCCGCCTGGTGCAGCAGATGCTGACGGACGCCTTCAAGATGCGCGCGTCAGACATTCACATTGAGCCCATGGAAAACCGGCTCCGCATCCGCTACCGCGTAGACGGCAAGCTGGTGGAAGTAGCCACCCACCCCAAGAAGCTGCTCAGCCCCATCATCGCCCGCCTGAAGGTGATGAGCACCACCATGAGCATTGCGGAAAAGCGCATGCCCCAGGACGGCCGAATCCAGATGAACATCGGCGGCAAGCAGGTTGACCTTCGTGTGTCTTCCGTCCCCAGCAACCACGGGGAAAGCATCGTCATGCGTATTCTGGACAAGTCAGCCCTGGTGCTGGGCCTGCCCCAGCTCGGCTTCTTCTCTGATGATGAAGCCGTGTTTGACCGCCTCATCACCCTGCCGGACGGCATCATCCTGGTGACGGGCCCCACCGGGTCCGGTAAGACCACCACCCTTTACGCGTGCTTGAACCACATCAACCGTCCGGATAAAAAGATCATCACGGTGGAAGACCCCGTGGAATACGAGCTCTCCGGCATCAACCAGGTGATGGTGAAGGCGGACATCGGCATGACCTTCGCCGCCGCCCTGCGCGCCATGCTCCGCCAGGCCCCCAATATCATCATGATCGGGGAAATTCGAGACATGGAAACGGCCAGCATCGCCATCAACGCCTCCCTGACGGGCCACCTGGTGTTCTCCACCCTTCACACCAATGACGCTCCCAGCGCCGTGGCCCGTCTGGCGGACATCGGCATCAAGCGCTTCCTGATCGCCTCATCCGTCCGCGCCATCATGGCCCAGCGCCTTGTCCGCAAGCTGTGCGACCGCTGCAAGGTGGACGGCGTGCTGACGGAGAAGCAGGCGCATACGCTGAACATTGACATGTCACGCCTTACTCCGGGACAGATCAAGGCCCCCCACGGCTGCGACTTCTGCCGCGGCGGCGGGTTCAAGGGACGAATGGGTCTCTTTGAAATTTTTGAGATCGACGACGAAGTGCGCCGCATGATCAACGAGAACCTGACCTCCCCCCAGCTGCGCAAGCGCGCCCGGGAACTCGGCATGAGAACCCTGAGAGAGGACGGCGTGCGCAAGGTGCTGGCCGGGCTGACCTCTCCGGAAGAAGTCCTCAATGTCACCATGGGAGACGCCAACTGA
- the dusB gene encoding tRNA dihydrouridine synthase DusB — MFLAPMAGVTDPVFRTICKELGADVMVTEFVSAEGILQAWERNRRYTKIEDAHRPIGIQLFGADGEHMGEAARIILDHDKPDFIDINFGCPVPKVVGKNGGSSLLKDLPLLASVAAGVVKAVGDRIPVTAKIRIGWDFQNLCAMDACHLLEEEGISMITIHGRTRSQQYSGTANWDIIDECARAISVPVIGNGDISTPQGVAYVKENTAVSGVMIGRAAMENPWIFGDARYYLLHRAMPPARDPQEKTALILRHTRMALDSGHYGDELHTMRHMRSRILAYTKGFPGAKEMRARLVRVSSMAELEDLLSAMPRQRS; from the coding sequence TTGTTCCTGGCCCCGATGGCCGGGGTGACGGACCCTGTTTTCCGCACCATCTGCAAGGAACTGGGGGCTGACGTGATGGTCACGGAGTTCGTCTCCGCGGAAGGCATTCTCCAGGCATGGGAAAGAAACCGCCGGTACACGAAGATAGAAGACGCCCACCGCCCCATAGGGATTCAGCTTTTCGGCGCGGACGGAGAGCACATGGGAGAAGCCGCCCGGATTATTCTGGACCATGATAAGCCGGATTTCATTGACATCAATTTCGGCTGCCCGGTTCCCAAGGTCGTGGGCAAGAATGGCGGCTCCTCCCTGCTGAAGGACCTGCCCCTGCTGGCCTCCGTAGCGGCAGGGGTGGTGAAAGCGGTAGGGGACCGCATTCCCGTCACGGCCAAAATACGCATTGGCTGGGATTTCCAGAATTTGTGCGCCATGGACGCGTGCCACCTGCTGGAGGAAGAGGGCATTTCCATGATTACCATCCATGGGCGCACCCGCTCCCAGCAGTATTCCGGCACGGCCAACTGGGACATTATTGACGAATGCGCGCGGGCCATCTCCGTTCCCGTCATCGGAAACGGGGATATTTCCACCCCGCAGGGGGTGGCCTATGTGAAGGAAAATACAGCCGTGAGCGGCGTGATGATTGGCCGGGCGGCCATGGAGAACCCATGGATTTTCGGAGACGCCAGGTATTACCTGCTGCACAGGGCCATGCCCCCGGCTAGGGACCCGCAGGAAAAGACGGCCCTGATCCTGCGCCATACCCGCATGGCCCTGGATTCCGGCCATTACGGGGATGAGCTCCACACCATGCGCCACATGAGGTCACGAATTCTGGCTTATACCAAGGGCTTTCCCGGCGCCAAGGAAATGCGCGCGCGCCTGGTGCGCGTCTCCAGCATGGCGGAACTGGAAGACCTGCTCTCCGCCATGCCGCGCCAGCGGTCCTGA